Proteins from a single region of Hordeum vulgare subsp. vulgare chromosome 6H, MorexV3_pseudomolecules_assembly, whole genome shotgun sequence:
- the LOC123403739 gene encoding pentatricopeptide repeat-containing protein PPR5 homolog, chloroplastic isoform X2: MGRRTPPPRPRSWCGSSCAGPTAARTGWCPCWTATSRWSAPSTASSSSRSSAAATAGSSASRWMQKQRWYVADNGIYSKLISVMGRKGQIRMAMWLFSQMRNSGCKPDTSVYNSLIGAHLHSRDKSKALVKALGYFDKMKGMERCQPNIVTYNILLRACARASDTKQVDILFKDLDESIVSPDIYTYNGVIDGYGKNGMITEMESVLVRMKSKQCRPDVITFNILIDSYGRKQTFDKMEQVFKSLLRSKERPTHPTFNSMITNYGKARLREKAESVIEKMQELGFKPNYVTQECLINMYAYCDCVSKAQQIFDELVSSQSTVPLSSLNAMLDAYCMNRLPMEADRLLDTAIEKGVVPSASTYKLLYRAYTRANDKMLVQKLLQRMNKQGIVPNKKFFLDALEAFGTSANKSRRVQTSNSARGSSRDSANNSEMASSGKPVLSTLEAVSASEKKIRILPNSNSASKPDTGSESSSEIATSSKPELSFSRVAS, encoded by the exons ATGGGGAGGCGGACCCCGCCGCCGAGGCCGCGGAGCTGGTGCGGTTCTTCCTGCGCAGGACCGACGGCGGCAAGGACCGGCTGGTGTCCGTGCTGGACCGCCACGTCAAGGTGGTCCGCACCGAGCACTGCTTCCTCCTCTTCGAGGAGCTCGGCCGCCGCGACGGCTGGGTCCAGTGCCTCGAG GTGGATGCAGAAGCAGCGGTGGTACGTCGCTGACAACGGCATCTATTCCAAGCTGATATCTGTGATGGGAAGGAAGGGGCAGATACGGATGGCCATGTGGCTCTTCTCCCAGATGCGCAACAGCGGGTGCAAGCCGGACACTTCGGTATACAATTCCCTCATCGGTGCGCACCTGCATTCACGGGACAAGAGTAAGGCTTTGGTGAAAGCTCTCGGCTATTTTGACAAGATGAAGGGCATGGAGAGATGCCAGCCTAATATCGTGACGTACAACATCCTCTTGAGGGCGTGTGCTCGGGCTAGTGACACGAAGCAGGTGGACATCCTTTTCAAGGATCTCGATGAAAGCATAGTCTCTCCAGATATCTACACATATAATGGAGTGATCGACGGGTATGGGAAGAATGGCATGATTACAGAGATGGAGTCTGTATTGGTGCGGATGAAAAGCAAGCAGTGCCGCCCAGATGTGATCACATTCAACATACTCATAGATTCGTATGGGCGAAAGCAGACATTCGACAAGATGGAGCAGGTGTTCAAGAGTTTATTGCGATCCAAGGAGAGGCCTACCCACCCGACTTTTAATTCCATGATTACAAACTATGGGAAAGCAAGGCTTAGAGAGAAAGCTGAGTCTGTAATTGAGAAGATGCAAGAATTGGGATTCAAACCGAATTATGTGACGCAAGAGTGTCTCATCAATATGTACGCATATTGTGATTGCGTCTCAAAGGCCCAGCAGATATTTGATGAGCTTGTAAGCTCACAAAGTACTGTTCCCCTATCTTCGTTGAACGCAATGCTTGATGCCTACTGCATGAACCGCTTGCCTATGGAAGCAGATCGGCTGTTGGATACTGCGATTGAGAAAGGTGTAGTGCCCAGTGCTTCCACATATAAGTTGCTTTACAGGGCATACACCAGGGCGAACGATAAGATGCTTGTCCAGAAGCTGCTCCAGCGGATGAATAAGCAAGGTATTGTTCCAAATAAGAAGTTCTTCCTTGATGCTCTGGAAGCATTTGGCACCTCCGCCAATAAATCCAGGAGAGTACAAACCTCAAACTCTGCAAGAGGGTCAAGTAGAGATTCTGCAAACAATTCGGAAATGGCTAGTTCAGGCAAGCCAGTGTTAAGTACTTTGGAAGCAGTTAGCGCTtccgagaaaaaaatcaggatatTACCCAATTCAAACTCTGCAAGCAAGCCAGATACAGGTTCTGAAAGCAGTTCAGAAATAGCTACATCGAGCAAGCCAGAGCTAAGCTTTTCGCGAGTAGCTTCTTGA
- the LOC123403739 gene encoding pentatricopeptide repeat-containing protein PPR5 homolog, chloroplastic isoform X1, whose protein sequence is MLAFPGTSTTWPLRHPAAASPRRVAVAAAPAGAPARGKRRRAGAGDGEADPAAEAAELVRFFLRRTDGGKDRLVSVLDRHVKVVRTEHCFLLFEELGRRDGWVQCLEIFRWMQKQRWYVADNGIYSKLISVMGRKGQIRMAMWLFSQMRNSGCKPDTSVYNSLIGAHLHSRDKSKALVKALGYFDKMKGMERCQPNIVTYNILLRACARASDTKQVDILFKDLDESIVSPDIYTYNGVIDGYGKNGMITEMESVLVRMKSKQCRPDVITFNILIDSYGRKQTFDKMEQVFKSLLRSKERPTHPTFNSMITNYGKARLREKAESVIEKMQELGFKPNYVTQECLINMYAYCDCVSKAQQIFDELVSSQSTVPLSSLNAMLDAYCMNRLPMEADRLLDTAIEKGVVPSASTYKLLYRAYTRANDKMLVQKLLQRMNKQGIVPNKKFFLDALEAFGTSANKSRRVQTSNSARGSSRDSANNSEMASSGKPVLSTLEAVSASEKKIRILPNSNSASKPDTGSESSSEIATSSKPELSFSRVAS, encoded by the exons ATGCTCGCCTTCCCGGGCACGTcgaccacgtggccgctgcgccacccggccgccgcctccccgcgccGCGTGGCGGTGGCGGCCGCGCCCGCGGGTGCGCCGGCCAGGGGcaagcggcggcgggcgggcgcCGGGGATGGGGAGGCGGACCCCGCCGCCGAGGCCGCGGAGCTGGTGCGGTTCTTCCTGCGCAGGACCGACGGCGGCAAGGACCGGCTGGTGTCCGTGCTGGACCGCCACGTCAAGGTGGTCCGCACCGAGCACTGCTTCCTCCTCTTCGAGGAGCTCGGCCGCCGCGACGGCTGGGTCCAGTGCCTCGAG ATTTTCAGGTGGATGCAGAAGCAGCGGTGGTACGTCGCTGACAACGGCATCTATTCCAAGCTGATATCTGTGATGGGAAGGAAGGGGCAGATACGGATGGCCATGTGGCTCTTCTCCCAGATGCGCAACAGCGGGTGCAAGCCGGACACTTCGGTATACAATTCCCTCATCGGTGCGCACCTGCATTCACGGGACAAGAGTAAGGCTTTGGTGAAAGCTCTCGGCTATTTTGACAAGATGAAGGGCATGGAGAGATGCCAGCCTAATATCGTGACGTACAACATCCTCTTGAGGGCGTGTGCTCGGGCTAGTGACACGAAGCAGGTGGACATCCTTTTCAAGGATCTCGATGAAAGCATAGTCTCTCCAGATATCTACACATATAATGGAGTGATCGACGGGTATGGGAAGAATGGCATGATTACAGAGATGGAGTCTGTATTGGTGCGGATGAAAAGCAAGCAGTGCCGCCCAGATGTGATCACATTCAACATACTCATAGATTCGTATGGGCGAAAGCAGACATTCGACAAGATGGAGCAGGTGTTCAAGAGTTTATTGCGATCCAAGGAGAGGCCTACCCACCCGACTTTTAATTCCATGATTACAAACTATGGGAAAGCAAGGCTTAGAGAGAAAGCTGAGTCTGTAATTGAGAAGATGCAAGAATTGGGATTCAAACCGAATTATGTGACGCAAGAGTGTCTCATCAATATGTACGCATATTGTGATTGCGTCTCAAAGGCCCAGCAGATATTTGATGAGCTTGTAAGCTCACAAAGTACTGTTCCCCTATCTTCGTTGAACGCAATGCTTGATGCCTACTGCATGAACCGCTTGCCTATGGAAGCAGATCGGCTGTTGGATACTGCGATTGAGAAAGGTGTAGTGCCCAGTGCTTCCACATATAAGTTGCTTTACAGGGCATACACCAGGGCGAACGATAAGATGCTTGTCCAGAAGCTGCTCCAGCGGATGAATAAGCAAGGTATTGTTCCAAATAAGAAGTTCTTCCTTGATGCTCTGGAAGCATTTGGCACCTCCGCCAATAAATCCAGGAGAGTACAAACCTCAAACTCTGCAAGAGGGTCAAGTAGAGATTCTGCAAACAATTCGGAAATGGCTAGTTCAGGCAAGCCAGTGTTAAGTACTTTGGAAGCAGTTAGCGCTtccgagaaaaaaatcaggatatTACCCAATTCAAACTCTGCAAGCAAGCCAGATACAGGTTCTGAAAGCAGTTCAGAAATAGCTACATCGAGCAAGCCAGAGCTAAGCTTTTCGCGAGTAGCTTCTTGA